A DNA window from Hypomesus transpacificus isolate Combined female chromosome 24, fHypTra1, whole genome shotgun sequence contains the following coding sequences:
- the rbm19 gene encoding probable RNA-binding protein 19 yields the protein MSRLIVKNLPNGMKEDRFRTLFGAFGTLTDCSLKFTQDGKFRKFGFVGFKTEDDANKALKHFNKSFVDTSRVTVEMCKSFGDPTKARAWSKHTQSSGPGPGTKEAKEGKKDKKKKKEEKPSVLGKLEEDQGFKEFVSVHQNRSQAPTWANDVVDQSAAPEVGKGTNQEKKKTKKKPSSDDYLNFDSDQSDDEEEEMEAEEEDGDEQGATKEALKSGLSDMEYLRSKVAQPGGNVEQSEEEEEDDEEEEEEDEDDTGPVPTDSAYESGDRDVLKAKASAPASAPAPTSAPGPDKNLNKAASKSAKQETEPTTEFQVKLRGAPFNVKEQQVREFMTPLKPVAIRIGKNETGNRTGYVYVDLRSEEEVEKALKKNKDYMGGRYIEVFHVGVRGQARMPTQDGGREKSFTRTLKEDEEEEDVSESGRLFIRNLPYTCTEEEIRELFTKHGPLADVVFPIDSLTKRPKGFAFVTYMIPENAVSALAQLDGHVFQGRMLHLLPSIIKKEKADSTGYGSTAFKRQKDAKDKAASSSSHNWNSLFLGTSAVADVIADKYNTTKSKVLDHESKGSVAVRMALGETEIVQETRQFLLDNHVCLDSFSQAAGSRSTCVILVKNLPSGVSASELEGLFSPHGSLGRVVLPPAGLTAIVEFLEPTEAKRAFTRLAYSKFQHVPLYLEWAPGGVFTAAAPVSEPKPNPEAPAPETAGEVEKEEEEEEEEEEEEESAPGSTLFIKNLNFSTTEETLCETFSKCGKVKTCTISKKKDKTGKMLSMGYGFVQYLTPQAAQKAMKQLQHSKVDDHQLELKVSEKDTKPVKTPRKKQAEKKQTSSKILVRNVPFQATVQEIKELFCTFGELKTVRLPKKAAASGSGAHRGFGFIDFLTKQDAKKAFAALCHSTHLYGRRLVLEWADAEDTVETLRRKTAEHYHVAPKKRKQAEVMEGILETMEGGQVEDD from the exons ATGTCGAGATTAATCGTAAAAAACCTACCGAACGGG ATGAAGGAAGACAGGTTCCGGACCTTATTTGGAGCCTTTGGGACCCTGACAGATTGCAGCTTGAAGTTCACTCAAGATGGCAAGTTTCGCAAATTCGGCTTTGTGGGTTTCAAAACGGAGGACGATGCAAACAAGGCGTTGAAGCACTTTAACAAGAGCTTCGTGGACACGTCCAGAGTTACG GTGGAAATGTGTAAGTCGTTTGGCGACCCTACCAAGGCCAGAGCATGGAGCAAACACACCCAGAGTTCAGGCCCAGGGCCAGGCACCAAGGAGGCCAAAGAGGGAAAAAag gacaagaagaagaagaaagaagagaaacccAGTGTTCTAGGAAAA CTGGAAGAGGATCAGGGCTTTAAGGAGTTTGTGTCAGTACATCAGAACCGCAGTCAGGCCCCTACCTGGGCTAACGACGTCGTGGACCAATCGGCAGCCCCCGAGGTTGGGAAGGGAACGAatcaggagaagaagaagaccaaGAAGAAGCCTTCGTCGGATGATTACCTCAACTTTGATTCAGACCAATCAGATGATGAGGAAGAAGAaatggaggcggaggaggaggatggtgatGAACAGG GTGCTACTAAGGAGGCTCTGAAGTCTGGCCTGTCTGATATGGAGTACCTGCGGTCAAAGGTAGCACAGCCAGGGGGTAACGTGGAGcaaagtgaggaggaggaggaggatgatgaagaggaggaggaggaggatgaagatgatacAGGCCCTGTGCCTACTGACAGTGCCTATGAAAGTGGAGACAGAGATGTCCTGAAGGCCAAAGCCTCGGCCCCGGCCTCAGCCCCTGCCCCGACCTCGGCCCCTGGCCCAGATAAAAACCTCAACAAAGCAGCCAGCAAGtctgccaaacaggaa ACAGAGCCCACCACAGAGTTCCAAGTAAAACTGAGAGGAGCTCCATTCAATGTCAAAGAG CAACAAGTACGGGAGTTCATGACCCCTCTGAAGCCTGTGGCCATCCGGATCGGCAAGAACGAGACGGGAAACCGGAcag GGTATGTCTACGTGGATCTACGCtctgaagaggaggtggagaaggcccTGAAAAAGAATAAAGATTAcatgg GAGGGCGTTACATCGAGGTGTTCCATGTGGGCGTGCGAGGGCAGGCCAGGATGCCCACACAGGATGGCGGCAGGGAGAAGAGCTTCACCCGGACGCtgaaggaggacgaggaggaggaggacgtgtCCGAGTCCGGGCGCCTCTTCATCAGGAACCTGCCTTACACCTGCACAGAGGAGGAGATCAGAGAGCTCTTCACCAAGCACg GGCCCCTGGCTGACGTGGTCTTCCCCATCGACAGCCTCACCAAGAGGCCTAAGGGGTTCGCCTTTGTCACCTACATGATCCCGGAGAACGCCGTGTCGGCTCTGGCCCAGCTGGACGGACACGTGTTCCAG GGAAGGATGCTGCACCTGCTTCCCTCCATTATAAAGAAGGAAAAGGCTGACTCTACTGGTTACGGCTCGACCGCCTTCAAACGCCAGAAAGATGCCAAGGACAAAGCCGCCAGTTCCAg CTCCCATAACTGGAACAGCTTGTTCCTAGGCACCAGCGCTGTTGCCGATGTGATCGCCGACAAATACAACACCACCAAGAGCAAAGTTCTGGACCAT gaATCTAAAGGTAGTGTAGCTGTGAGGATGGCTCTGGGAGAAACGGAGATCGTCCAAGAGACGCGTCAGTTCCTGCTCGACAACCACGTGTGTTTAGACTCCTTCAGTCAG GCAGCAGGATCCAGAAGCACTTGCGTGATCCTGGTGAAGAACCTGCCCAGCGGGGTGTCTGCGTCCGAGCTGGAGGGCCTGTTCTCGCCTCACGGCAGCCTGGGGAGGGtggtgctgccccctgctggactgACGGCCATCGTGGAGTTCCTGGAGCCCACGGAGGCCAAGCGGGCCTTCACCAGACTGGCCTACAGCAAG ttccaACACGTACCCCTATATTTGGAGTGGGCCCCAGGAGGAGTGTTCACAGCAGCTGCACCTGTGTCAG AGCCAAAGCCCAACCCAGAGGCCCCAGCACCAGAGACggcaggagaggtggagaaagaagaggaggaggaggaggaggaagaggaagaggaagagagtgctCCGGGGTCCACTCTGTTCATCAAGAACCTGAACTTCAGCACAACAGAGGAAACGCTATGTGAA ACCTTCTCCAAATGTGGCAAAGTAAAGACCTGCACCATCTCCAAGAAGAAGGACAAGACTG GCAAGATGTTGTCCATGGGCTACGGCTTTGTCCAGTATCTGACCCCTCAGGCTGCGCAGAAAGCCATGAAGCAGCTACag cACTCCAAGGTCGATGATCACCAGCTGGAGCTGAAAGTGTCGGAGAAAGACACAAA GCCCGTGAAGACGCCTCGCAAGAAGCAGGCTGAGAAGAAACAGACGAGCTCCAAGATCCTCGTACGCAACGTCCCCTTCCAGGCCACCGTCCAGGAGATAAAAGAGCTCTTCtg taCGTTTGGGGAGCTGAAGACCGTCCGTCTTCCTAAGAAGGCCGCCGCGTCCGGATCAGGGGCACATCGTGGCTTCGGATTCATCGACTTCCTCACCAAACAGGATGCCAAG AAAGCGTTTGCCGCTCTGTGCCACAGCACCC
- the LOC124486591 gene encoding solute carrier family 2, facilitated glucose transporter member 11-like isoform X2 yields MRCLFSQFPNKSLLLAVCAACIGGSFQCGYNTSIINAPTKSVQNFINQTWLERYDSQISEQALTLLWSTIVSIFTLGGFAGASIGGALAIRFGRKGTLLFNNLFALLAALFMGLSFPTGAFELLIVGRFLTGLNAGVGISTQPLYLGEIAPRALRGAMAMGTSIFITGGILTGQVIGLKELLGKEEYWPILLSTTCIPAFLQLLILPWFPESPRYLLIDKGDDQGCKNALKRLHGTDNFDSELEDMERERVSAGGVKARKPWELFSDRSLRWQLLSIIIINCAQQLNGINAIYFYADYVFRQAGISEDKIPYAAVGTGACECITALTCGLLIECLGRKVLIIGGYTLMSIWCILFTLTLTFHDASPWVPYLSMACVFAFILSFGLGPGGVTNILSTELFTQTTRPAAYMIGGSVNWLSFFLIGMVFPFIVTGLQQYCFLVFLVVCCLVAIYIFLVVPETKNKTFLEIHNEFQSKKPVKADSTDGKTTLLSTPL; encoded by the exons ATGAGATGTCTCTTCTCACAG TTTCCTAACAAATCACTGCTACTGGCTGTATGTGCAGCTTGCATTGGAGGGTCTTTTCAGTGTGGCTATAATACTTCAATCATCAATGCCCCCACGAAG TCTGTGCAGAATTTCATCAACCAAACCTGGCTGGAACGTTATGACAGTCAGATCTCAGAGCAAGCCCTCACTCTGCTCTGGTCCACCATCGTGTCCATTTTCACTTTAGGAGGATTTGCTGGAGCATCTATTGGTGGAGCACTAGCCATTAGATTTGGGAG AAAAGGGACACTGCTTTTCAACAACCTGTTTGCCCTGCTGGCGGCTCTGTTCATGGGCCTGAGCTTCCCCACTGGAGCGTTTGAACTCCTCATCGTTGGACGATTCCTCACAGGGCTTAATGCAG GTGTTGGCATATCCACTCAGCCTCTCTACCTGGGGGAAATAGCCCCTAGGGCACTCCGGGGTGCCATGGCGATGGGGACCTCCATATTCATCACTGGGGGGATTCTTACTGGACAGGTGATTGGTCTAAA AGAACTGCTGGGTAAAGAGGAGTACTGGCCCATCCTGCTGTCCACCACGTGTATCCCAGCATTCCTGCAGCTCCTCATTCTGCCCTGGTTCCCAGAGAGCCCTCGTTACCTGCTCATCGACAAAGGAGATGACCAAGGGTGTAAAAATG cgcTGAAACGACTGCACGGCACTGATAACTTTGACAGCGAGCTGGAGgacatggagagggagagggtcagCGCAGGGGGGGTCAAAGCCAGGAAGCCCTGGGAGCTGTTCTCAGACCGCAGCCTCCGGTGGCAGCTCctctccatcatcatcatcaactgtGCTCAGCAGCTCAACGGCATCAACGCT ATTTATTTCTATGCAGATTATGTGTTTAGGCAGGCTGGTATTTCAGAGGATAAGATACCGTATGCCGCTGTGGGGACAGGTGCCTGTGAGTGCATCACTGCCCTAACCTGT GGCCTGCTTATTGAATGCTTGGGAAGGAAAGTGCTCATCATTGGAGGGTACACCCTCATGTCTATCTGGTGCATTCTGTTCACTCTGACCCTCACCTTCCAT GATGCCAGTCCATGGGTTCCTTATCTCAGCATGGCGTGTGTCTTTGCTTTCATCCTGAGCTTTGGCTTAGGGCCAG GCGGCGTGACAAATATCTTGTCCACTGAGTTGTTCACTCAGACTACACGCCCTGCTGCCTACATGATTGGAGGATCTGTGAACTGGCTCAGTTTCTTCCTCATAGGAATGGTTTTCCCGTTCATTGTG ACTGGGCTGCAGCAGTACTGTTTCCTGGTGTTCCTGGTTGTTTGTTGTTTGGTGGCGATATACATTTTCCTGGTGGTGCCCGAGACCAAGAACAAAACGTTCTTGGAGATCCATAATGAGTTCCAGTCCAAGAAGCCTGTCAAAGCAGACAGTACTGATGGAAAGACAACACTGCTGTCGACTCCACTGTGA
- the LOC124486591 gene encoding solute carrier family 2, facilitated glucose transporter member 11-like isoform X1: MNEEKSNGEFQPLLKDLKETQGTFRFPNKSLLLAVCAACIGGSFQCGYNTSIINAPTKSVQNFINQTWLERYDSQISEQALTLLWSTIVSIFTLGGFAGASIGGALAIRFGRKGTLLFNNLFALLAALFMGLSFPTGAFELLIVGRFLTGLNAGVGISTQPLYLGEIAPRALRGAMAMGTSIFITGGILTGQVIGLKELLGKEEYWPILLSTTCIPAFLQLLILPWFPESPRYLLIDKGDDQGCKNALKRLHGTDNFDSELEDMERERVSAGGVKARKPWELFSDRSLRWQLLSIIIINCAQQLNGINAIYFYADYVFRQAGISEDKIPYAAVGTGACECITALTCGLLIECLGRKVLIIGGYTLMSIWCILFTLTLTFHDASPWVPYLSMACVFAFILSFGLGPGGVTNILSTELFTQTTRPAAYMIGGSVNWLSFFLIGMVFPFIVTGLQQYCFLVFLVVCCLVAIYIFLVVPETKNKTFLEIHNEFQSKKPVKADSTDGKTTLLSTPL; this comes from the exons ATGAAtgaagaaaaaagtaatggagagtttcagcctttacttaaggACTTAAAAGAAACACAGGGAACATTTAGG TTTCCTAACAAATCACTGCTACTGGCTGTATGTGCAGCTTGCATTGGAGGGTCTTTTCAGTGTGGCTATAATACTTCAATCATCAATGCCCCCACGAAG TCTGTGCAGAATTTCATCAACCAAACCTGGCTGGAACGTTATGACAGTCAGATCTCAGAGCAAGCCCTCACTCTGCTCTGGTCCACCATCGTGTCCATTTTCACTTTAGGAGGATTTGCTGGAGCATCTATTGGTGGAGCACTAGCCATTAGATTTGGGAG AAAAGGGACACTGCTTTTCAACAACCTGTTTGCCCTGCTGGCGGCTCTGTTCATGGGCCTGAGCTTCCCCACTGGAGCGTTTGAACTCCTCATCGTTGGACGATTCCTCACAGGGCTTAATGCAG GTGTTGGCATATCCACTCAGCCTCTCTACCTGGGGGAAATAGCCCCTAGGGCACTCCGGGGTGCCATGGCGATGGGGACCTCCATATTCATCACTGGGGGGATTCTTACTGGACAGGTGATTGGTCTAAA AGAACTGCTGGGTAAAGAGGAGTACTGGCCCATCCTGCTGTCCACCACGTGTATCCCAGCATTCCTGCAGCTCCTCATTCTGCCCTGGTTCCCAGAGAGCCCTCGTTACCTGCTCATCGACAAAGGAGATGACCAAGGGTGTAAAAATG cgcTGAAACGACTGCACGGCACTGATAACTTTGACAGCGAGCTGGAGgacatggagagggagagggtcagCGCAGGGGGGGTCAAAGCCAGGAAGCCCTGGGAGCTGTTCTCAGACCGCAGCCTCCGGTGGCAGCTCctctccatcatcatcatcaactgtGCTCAGCAGCTCAACGGCATCAACGCT ATTTATTTCTATGCAGATTATGTGTTTAGGCAGGCTGGTATTTCAGAGGATAAGATACCGTATGCCGCTGTGGGGACAGGTGCCTGTGAGTGCATCACTGCCCTAACCTGT GGCCTGCTTATTGAATGCTTGGGAAGGAAAGTGCTCATCATTGGAGGGTACACCCTCATGTCTATCTGGTGCATTCTGTTCACTCTGACCCTCACCTTCCAT GATGCCAGTCCATGGGTTCCTTATCTCAGCATGGCGTGTGTCTTTGCTTTCATCCTGAGCTTTGGCTTAGGGCCAG GCGGCGTGACAAATATCTTGTCCACTGAGTTGTTCACTCAGACTACACGCCCTGCTGCCTACATGATTGGAGGATCTGTGAACTGGCTCAGTTTCTTCCTCATAGGAATGGTTTTCCCGTTCATTGTG ACTGGGCTGCAGCAGTACTGTTTCCTGGTGTTCCTGGTTGTTTGTTGTTTGGTGGCGATATACATTTTCCTGGTGGTGCCCGAGACCAAGAACAAAACGTTCTTGGAGATCCATAATGAGTTCCAGTCCAAGAAGCCTGTCAAAGCAGACAGTACTGATGGAAAGACAACACTGCTGTCGACTCCACTGTGA
- the LOC124486590 gene encoding solute carrier family 2, facilitated glucose transporter member 11-like isoform X2 has product MNRNEESTESKKEVPNKSLLLAVCAACIGGTFQYGYNISIINAPTKSVQNFINQTWLERYDSQISEQALTLLWSTIVSIFTIGGFVGASIGGTLAIRFGRKGTLLFNNLFALLAALFMGLSFPTGAFELLIVGRFFTGLNAGIGICTQPLYLGEIAPRALRGAMAMGTSIFITGGILTGQVIGLKELLGKEEYWPILLSTTCIPAFLQLLILPWFPESPRYLLIDKGDDQGCKTAMKRLHGTDNFDSELEDMERERVSAGGVKARKPWELFSDRSLRWQLLSIIIINCAQQLNGINAIYFYADYVFRQAGISEDKIPYTVVGTGACECITALTCGLLIECLGRKVLIIGGYTLMSIWCILFTLTLTFQDASPWVPYLSMACIFAFILSFGLGPGGVTNILTTELFTQTTRPAAYMIGGSVNWLSFFLIGMVFPFIVTGLQQYCFLVFLVVCCLVAIYIFLVVPETKNKTFLEIHNEFQSKKKPVKADSIDGKTTLLSTPQ; this is encoded by the exons ATGAACAGAAATGAAGAGTCAACAGAATCAAAGAAAGAG GTTCCTAACAAATCGCTTCTACTGGCTGTTTGTGCAGCATGTATAGGAGGGACTTTTCAGTATGGATATAATATTTCAATAATCAATGCTCCCACAAAG TCTGTGCAGAATTTCATCAATCAAACCTGGCTCGAACGTTATGACAGTCAGATCTCTGAGCAAGCCCTCACTCTGCTCTGGTCAACCATCGTGTCCATTTTCACTATAGGAGGATTTGTTGGGGCATCAATTGGTGGAACACTAGCCATTAGATTTGGGAG AAAAGGGACACTGCTTTTCAACAACCTGTTTGCCCTGCTGGCGGCTCTGTTCATGGGCCTGAGCTTCCCCACTGGAGCGTTTGAACTCCTCATCGTTGGACGATTCTTCACAGGGCTTAATGCAG GTATTGGCATTTGTACTCAGCCTCTCTACCTGGGGGAAATAGCCCCTAGGGCACTCCGGGGTGCCATGGCGATGGGGACCTCCATATTTATCACTGGGGGGATTCTTACCGGACAGGTGATTGGTCTAAA AGAACTGCTAGGTAAAGAGGAGTACTGGCCCATCCTGCTTTCCACCACGTGTATCCCAGCATTCCTGCAGCTCCTCATTCTGCCCTGGTTCCCAGAGAGCCCTCGTTACCTGCTCATCGACAAAGGAGATGACCAAGGGTGTAAAACTG caATGAAACGACTGCACGGCACTGATAACTTTGACAGCGAGCTGGAGgacatggagagggagagggtcagCGCAGGGGGGGTCAAAGCCAGGAAGCCCTGGGAGCTGTTCTCAGACCGCAGCCTCCGGTGGCAGCTCctctccatcatcatcatcaactgtGCTCAGCAGCTCAACGGCATCAACGCT ATTTATTTCTATGCAGATTATGTGTTTAGGCAGGCTGGTATTTCAGAGGATAAGATACCGTACACTGTTGTGGGAACGGGTGCCTGTGAGTGCATCACTGCCCTTACTTGT GGCCTGCTTATTGAATGCTTGGGAAGGAAAGTGCTCATCATTGGAGGGTACACCCTCATGTCTATCTGGTGCATTCTGTTCACTCTGACCCTCACCTTCCAA gatGCCAGTCCATGGGTTCCTTATCTCAGCATGGCGTGTATCTTTGCTTTCATCCTGAGCTTTGGCTTAGGGCCAG GCGGCGTGACAAACATCTTGACCACTGAGTTGTTCACTCAGACTACACGCCCTGCTGCCTACATGATTGGAGGATCTGTGAACTGGCTCAGTTTCTTCCTCATAGGAATGGTTTTCCCGTTCATTGTG ACTGGGCTGCAGCAGTACTGTTTCCTGGTGTTCCTGGTCGTTTGTTGTTTGGTGGCGATATACATTTTCCTGGTGGTGCCCGAGACCAAGAACAAAACGTTCTTGGAGATCCATAATGAGTTCCAGTCCAAGAAGAAGCCTGTCAAAGCAGACAGTATTGACGGAAAGACCACGCTGCTGTCGACTCCACAGTGA
- the LOC124486590 gene encoding solute carrier family 2, facilitated glucose transporter member 11-like isoform X1 encodes MTRDKRNEEHQPLLKDIKETKGTFKVPNKSLLLAVCAACIGGTFQYGYNISIINAPTKSVQNFINQTWLERYDSQISEQALTLLWSTIVSIFTIGGFVGASIGGTLAIRFGRKGTLLFNNLFALLAALFMGLSFPTGAFELLIVGRFFTGLNAGIGICTQPLYLGEIAPRALRGAMAMGTSIFITGGILTGQVIGLKELLGKEEYWPILLSTTCIPAFLQLLILPWFPESPRYLLIDKGDDQGCKTAMKRLHGTDNFDSELEDMERERVSAGGVKARKPWELFSDRSLRWQLLSIIIINCAQQLNGINAIYFYADYVFRQAGISEDKIPYTVVGTGACECITALTCGLLIECLGRKVLIIGGYTLMSIWCILFTLTLTFQDASPWVPYLSMACIFAFILSFGLGPGGVTNILTTELFTQTTRPAAYMIGGSVNWLSFFLIGMVFPFIVTGLQQYCFLVFLVVCCLVAIYIFLVVPETKNKTFLEIHNEFQSKKKPVKADSIDGKTTLLSTPQ; translated from the exons ATGACGAGGGATAAAAGAAACGAGGAACATCAGCCTTTACTTAAAGACATAAAAGAAACAAAGGGGACATTTAAG GTTCCTAACAAATCGCTTCTACTGGCTGTTTGTGCAGCATGTATAGGAGGGACTTTTCAGTATGGATATAATATTTCAATAATCAATGCTCCCACAAAG TCTGTGCAGAATTTCATCAATCAAACCTGGCTCGAACGTTATGACAGTCAGATCTCTGAGCAAGCCCTCACTCTGCTCTGGTCAACCATCGTGTCCATTTTCACTATAGGAGGATTTGTTGGGGCATCAATTGGTGGAACACTAGCCATTAGATTTGGGAG AAAAGGGACACTGCTTTTCAACAACCTGTTTGCCCTGCTGGCGGCTCTGTTCATGGGCCTGAGCTTCCCCACTGGAGCGTTTGAACTCCTCATCGTTGGACGATTCTTCACAGGGCTTAATGCAG GTATTGGCATTTGTACTCAGCCTCTCTACCTGGGGGAAATAGCCCCTAGGGCACTCCGGGGTGCCATGGCGATGGGGACCTCCATATTTATCACTGGGGGGATTCTTACCGGACAGGTGATTGGTCTAAA AGAACTGCTAGGTAAAGAGGAGTACTGGCCCATCCTGCTTTCCACCACGTGTATCCCAGCATTCCTGCAGCTCCTCATTCTGCCCTGGTTCCCAGAGAGCCCTCGTTACCTGCTCATCGACAAAGGAGATGACCAAGGGTGTAAAACTG caATGAAACGACTGCACGGCACTGATAACTTTGACAGCGAGCTGGAGgacatggagagggagagggtcagCGCAGGGGGGGTCAAAGCCAGGAAGCCCTGGGAGCTGTTCTCAGACCGCAGCCTCCGGTGGCAGCTCctctccatcatcatcatcaactgtGCTCAGCAGCTCAACGGCATCAACGCT ATTTATTTCTATGCAGATTATGTGTTTAGGCAGGCTGGTATTTCAGAGGATAAGATACCGTACACTGTTGTGGGAACGGGTGCCTGTGAGTGCATCACTGCCCTTACTTGT GGCCTGCTTATTGAATGCTTGGGAAGGAAAGTGCTCATCATTGGAGGGTACACCCTCATGTCTATCTGGTGCATTCTGTTCACTCTGACCCTCACCTTCCAA gatGCCAGTCCATGGGTTCCTTATCTCAGCATGGCGTGTATCTTTGCTTTCATCCTGAGCTTTGGCTTAGGGCCAG GCGGCGTGACAAACATCTTGACCACTGAGTTGTTCACTCAGACTACACGCCCTGCTGCCTACATGATTGGAGGATCTGTGAACTGGCTCAGTTTCTTCCTCATAGGAATGGTTTTCCCGTTCATTGTG ACTGGGCTGCAGCAGTACTGTTTCCTGGTGTTCCTGGTCGTTTGTTGTTTGGTGGCGATATACATTTTCCTGGTGGTGCCCGAGACCAAGAACAAAACGTTCTTGGAGATCCATAATGAGTTCCAGTCCAAGAAGAAGCCTGTCAAAGCAGACAGTATTGACGGAAAGACCACGCTGCTGTCGACTCCACAGTGA
- the si:dkey-98f17.5 gene encoding uncharacterized protein si:dkey-98f17.5 — MSGGRKPRSVANPLESAILTPSERILKECHSLYIDNENGLVKIASGLGVRILPPRKKIIVMIMGNHSAGKSSFINWYVEEHIQKTGVAIETQGFTFITSGRKRESLTGNATLHLYPHFRPLLEFKGVTDYLSAEISTSKQKKFSLVTFVDTPGLVDGDMIYPFDVNRAITSFGEQADLVFVFFDPMGQALCKRTLNIVENLSEKCGDKLHFYLSKADEAGKETDRQRVMMQIVQELCRRPGLNKCGFDMPTIYIPNPQKPSRCVNQIDVVCETIEKTINQAVQKTLNQLEKDCDLISSTINSKLVQDRATASSNHSTRLHSFLCGALGVFLPFLFILSFLLSTFTRDELDELLGEGAARTLSFVTGVVVYLWDWIPEDGQILFVILFGAFCYILIWLAKYFARQSTRTLTKKEKRILSEYTDYVQDVVKAKKGRLYEEYLQQCAAEYDF, encoded by the exons ATGTCGGGAGGTAGAAAACCTCGTTCGGTTGCAAACCCTTTGGAATCGGCGATTTTAACTCCCAGTGAGCGAATTTTGAAAGAATGCCACAGTTTATATATCGACAACGAAAACG gaCTAGTAAAGATAGCAAGTGGCTTGGGAGTCCGGATTCTTCCTCCACGTAAGAAGATCATCGTGATGATTATGGGGAATCACTCTGCTGGAAAAAGCTCCTTTATTAACTG GTACGTGGAAGAGCACATCCAGAAAACAGGAGTGGCGATCGAAACCCAGGGGTTCACCTTCATCACAAGTGGTCGGAAGAGAGAATCTCTGACG GGCAATGCCACGCTCCATCTCTACCCTCACTTCCGACCGCTCCTTGAGTTTAAAG GTGTCACTGACTACCTGTCAGCTGAGATCTCCACCTCTAAGCAGAAGAAGTTCAGCCTGGTGACGTTTGTGGACACGCCGGGCCTGGTGGATGGAGACATGATCTACCCCTTTGACGTCAACAGGGCCATCACCTCGTTTG GCGAGCAGGCCGACCTTGTCTTTGTGTTCTTCGACCCCATGGGCCAGGCGCTGTGCAAACGCACCCTCAACATCGTGGAGAACCTGAGCGAGAAGTGTGGAGACAAGCTGCACTTCTACCTCAGCAAGGCAGACGAGGCGGGCAaggagactgacagacag cgtGTGATGATGCAGATCGTTCAGGAGCTTTGTCGACGACCGGGCCTCAATAAGTGTGGTTTCGACATGCCCACCATATACATCCCCAACCCGCAGAAG CCGAGTCGCTGCGTGAACCAAATCGATGTCGTGTGTGAGACGATTGAGAAGACCATCAACCAGGCGGTCCAGAAGACCCTGAACCAGCTGGAGAAGGACTGTGACCTCATCAGCTCCACTATCAACAGTAAACTGGTCCAGGACAG GGCCACGGCAAGCTCCAATCACAGCACCCGCCTCCACTCCTTCCTGTGTGGCGCTCTGGgtgtcttcctccccttcctcttcatccTTAGTTTCCTGCTCAGCACCTTCACCCGGGACGAGCTGGACGAGCTCCTGGGGGAGGGCGCCGCCCGCACCCTCTCCTTCGTCACG GGAGTTGTCGTGTATCTGTGGGACTGGATTCCAGAAGATGGACAAATACTGTTTGTGATCCTCTTTGGTGCTTTCTGCTACATCCTGATATGGCTGGCCAAGTATTTTGCACG CCAAAGTACTAGGACTCTCACGAAGAAGGAAAAGAGAATCCTGTCTGAGTACACAGATTATGTCCAGGATGTCGTCAAAGCCAAGAAG GGGAGACTGTATGAAGAGTATCTCCAGCAGTGTGCAGCTGAATATGACTTCTGA